In a genomic window of Sulfurimonas denitrificans DSM 1251:
- a CDS encoding primosomal protein N', whose amino-acid sequence MHYYNIALINSPLEPFSYESSRMLEIGKKVKVKVKSRELFGVVIATCEKPEFKTSEILELCDSFYSQQQLQLANFISSYYFCSIGEALGVMLPYSDKEWINLSTCKSISKNIELSSKQQEALEFSKTHKVSLLFGDTGSGKTEIYMRYFQEMLLLEKRSIFLMPEISLTPQMGKRLKVHFGDNVVMWHSKLTPLQKRKALESIYNGEAKIIAGPRSALFLPIKDLGLIVVDEEHDDSYKSSSRPRYSARDIAIYMGKLYGVNVVLGSATPSVGSYVKFPHFRLRGGYFTSQKKFIYERSAESLSPLVIDNLEKSLEKKEQAILFLPTRANFKYLICQDCGYTHKCTFCSVGMSVHQKTRSLRCHYCNFAQAIPNICSECKSTNLTSSRLGTSEALSQLQEKFSEHKVGQLDRDVVTTSKKLSHVLKSFNDREIDILVGTQMLSKGHDYHGVTLAVVLGLDNILNQSDYRAREKALSTLIQVAGRSGRKESAKVLVQTFNEEFFSAYIDRYEDFLEDEKSFRAELYPPYKKLCRILFSHKNGIKAGDAMNEMQERLRSFANVEIVGYKKCAIERVADKYRFEILLRSDKSTDIIKAVLACRNSLAEIDMDPIEFG is encoded by the coding sequence TTGCACTACTATAATATAGCACTGATAAACTCTCCTCTTGAGCCTTTTAGTTATGAGTCATCCCGTATGCTTGAGATTGGGAAAAAGGTAAAAGTAAAAGTTAAAAGCAGAGAGCTCTTTGGTGTAGTAATAGCTACATGTGAAAAACCAGAGTTTAAAACAAGCGAAATTTTAGAGCTATGTGACTCTTTTTACAGCCAACAACAGCTCCAGCTTGCTAACTTTATCTCAAGTTACTATTTTTGCTCTATTGGAGAAGCACTAGGAGTAATGCTTCCTTACTCAGATAAAGAGTGGATAAATCTCTCTACATGTAAGAGTATTAGCAAAAATATAGAGCTCTCATCCAAGCAGCAAGAGGCGCTAGAATTTTCAAAAACACATAAAGTCTCACTCCTTTTTGGAGATACAGGAAGTGGAAAAACAGAGATATATATGCGTTATTTTCAAGAGATGCTGCTTCTTGAGAAGCGTTCTATATTTTTAATGCCAGAGATTTCACTCACTCCTCAAATGGGCAAACGTTTAAAAGTACATTTTGGTGATAACGTTGTTATGTGGCACTCAAAACTAACTCCGCTGCAAAAGAGAAAAGCACTCGAATCAATCTATAATGGAGAGGCTAAAATCATAGCTGGTCCTCGTTCAGCTCTTTTTTTGCCGATAAAGGATTTAGGTCTAATTGTAGTTGATGAAGAGCATGATGATAGTTACAAATCATCTTCTCGCCCTAGATACAGTGCAAGAGACATAGCTATTTACATGGGTAAATTATATGGTGTAAATGTTGTTTTAGGAAGTGCTACTCCTAGTGTTGGAAGCTATGTAAAATTTCCTCACTTCAGGCTTCGTGGAGGCTACTTTACCTCTCAAAAAAAGTTTATTTATGAGAGAAGTGCTGAGAGTTTATCCCCTCTTGTGATAGATAATTTAGAGAAGAGTTTAGAGAAAAAAGAGCAGGCGATACTTTTTCTTCCAACTAGAGCAAATTTTAAGTACCTGATTTGCCAAGATTGTGGATATACGCATAAGTGTACTTTTTGTAGTGTTGGAATGAGTGTACACCAAAAAACACGCTCTCTTAGATGCCACTACTGTAATTTCGCTCAAGCTATTCCAAACATCTGCTCTGAGTGCAAAAGCACAAATCTAACAAGTTCAAGGCTTGGAACTTCAGAGGCTCTAAGCCAACTACAAGAGAAGTTTAGTGAGCATAAAGTAGGGCAGTTAGATAGAGACGTTGTTACAACTTCAAAAAAGTTATCACATGTACTTAAATCTTTTAATGATAGAGAGATAGACATCTTAGTTGGTACGCAGATGCTCTCCAAAGGGCATGACTATCATGGAGTAACTTTAGCAGTTGTTTTAGGGCTTGACAATATACTCAACCAGAGTGATTATAGAGCAAGGGAGAAAGCTCTCTCAACGCTTATCCAAGTAGCTGGAAGAAGCGGTAGAAAAGAGAGCGCCAAAGTGCTAGTTCAAACATTCAATGAAGAGTTCTTTAGCGCTTATATTGATAGATATGAAGATTTTTTAGAAGATGAAAAGAGTTTTAGAGCAGAACTTTATCCACCATATAAAAAATTATGTCGCATTTTGTTTTCTCATAAAAACGGCATAAAAGCTGGGGACGCAATGAATGAGATGCAGGAGAGACTACGCAGTTTTGCAAATGTAGAGATAGTTGGATATAAAAAGTGTGCAATAGAGAGAGTAGCGGATAAGTACAGATTTGAGATACTTTTGCGTTCAGACAAAAGTACAGATATTATCAAAGCAGTTTTAGCATGTAGAAATTCTTTAGCAGAGATAGATATGGACCCTATTGAATTTGGTTGA
- a CDS encoding NUDIX domain-containing protein → MYKINSVQTLENPRFIKPILICYSILNIERKWEAVVTHDSVAILLWHRTRDAFILVKQLRATVLNKNQNDGMMYELCAGIVDKATSLEQIAKEEVLEECGFNITVESLQKISSFYTSVGISGTHQTLYYAECDDSMKIDEGGGLEDENIEVVYIPTKEAKEFMFNESYQKTTGVMLAFYWFFDNINQIQ, encoded by the coding sequence GTGTACAAAATAAACTCAGTCCAAACTCTTGAGAATCCAAGGTTTATAAAACCAATTCTAATTTGCTACTCTATTTTGAATATAGAGAGAAAGTGGGAAGCAGTAGTAACACATGACAGTGTTGCAATACTGCTTTGGCATAGAACTCGTGATGCTTTTATTCTTGTAAAGCAGTTGCGTGCAACAGTTTTAAATAAAAATCAAAATGATGGCATGATGTACGAGCTTTGCGCTGGTATTGTAGATAAAGCAACCTCGCTTGAGCAGATAGCAAAAGAGGAAGTTTTAGAGGAGTGTGGTTTTAATATCACTGTTGAGAGTTTACAAAAAATAAGCTCTTTTTATACAAGTGTTGGCATCTCTGGAACACATCAAACACTCTACTATGCAGAGTGTGACGACTCTATGAAGATTGATGAAGGCGGTGGCTTAGAAGATGAAAATATCGAGGTTGTCTATATCCCTACAAAAGAGGCAAAAGAGTTTATGTTTAATGAGAGCTATCAAAAAACAACTGGCGTTATGTTAGCTTTCTATTGGTTTTTTGATAACATCAACCAAATTCAATAG
- a CDS encoding peptidoglycan DD-metalloendopeptidase family protein: MAKFFIFLFLVTSLFGARVETFRWDNGETYLSFLEKNNLPLKTLYYNLDEDEKQLSEEILTGVHFKISRNQDGTISQAFIPLNDELQIHIYKQSDEYFFETIPIISETKIEAFVIKIENSPYLDILRETGSNKLAKIFVSSFQNSLNFKRDLKKGDTLAMIYEQKYRLGKPFSMPTLKASMIEMGGKKNYIYLNSDERYYNQDGNELQGFFLATPVKSARISSTFTKRRFHPILKKYRAHLGVDYAAGRGTPIIAAGDGRVVFLGTTNGYGNLTKIQHSDGYLSLYAHQNSFRKGLSNGSSVKKGQVIGYVGSTGLSTGPHLHFGLYKDGEAIDPLRVVQIATRKISAKERTAFLKLKSNYDESINLHVANDTKYIRNSMPENTCYFFDGGSCVQNKLSPNS; this comes from the coding sequence ATGGCAAAATTTTTTATTTTTTTATTTTTAGTAACATCTCTCTTTGGTGCTCGCGTTGAAACGTTTCGTTGGGACAATGGTGAAACATATCTCTCTTTTTTAGAAAAAAACAATCTTCCTTTAAAAACTCTCTATTATAACTTGGATGAAGATGAGAAGCAACTTAGTGAAGAGATATTAACAGGTGTTCATTTTAAAATATCAAGAAATCAAGATGGAACTATATCTCAAGCATTTATTCCATTAAACGATGAGTTGCAAATTCATATCTACAAACAGAGTGATGAATACTTTTTTGAGACAATTCCCATCATTAGTGAAACAAAAATAGAAGCTTTTGTTATCAAAATAGAAAACTCTCCATATTTAGATATTTTAAGAGAGACTGGCTCAAACAAACTCGCAAAGATATTTGTTTCAAGTTTTCAAAACTCACTCAACTTCAAAAGAGATCTCAAAAAAGGTGATACTCTGGCCATGATTTATGAACAAAAATATCGCCTTGGAAAACCATTTTCAATGCCTACTCTTAAAGCCTCTATGATTGAGATGGGTGGCAAAAAAAATTACATCTATTTAAACAGTGATGAGCGTTACTATAATCAAGATGGAAATGAACTTCAAGGATTTTTCCTTGCAACTCCAGTGAAGAGCGCAAGGATATCATCTACTTTTACAAAAAGAAGATTTCACCCTATTTTAAAAAAATATCGTGCACATTTGGGAGTTGACTATGCAGCTGGGCGAGGAACGCCTATTATTGCCGCTGGCGATGGAAGAGTTGTTTTTTTAGGCACAACAAATGGCTATGGAAATCTTACAAAAATACAACATAGTGATGGATATCTTAGTCTCTATGCTCATCAAAACTCTTTTAGAAAAGGTCTTAGCAATGGTTCGAGCGTTAAAAAAGGGCAAGTGATAGGTTACGTAGGAAGCACAGGACTCTCAACAGGACCGCATCTTCACTTTGGATTATATAAAGATGGAGAAGCAATAGATCCGCTTCGTGTTGTACAAATAGCAACTAGAAAAATCTCTGCGAAAGAGAGAACTGCATTTTTAAAGTTAAAATCTAACTATGATGAGAGCATTAATCTACATGTAGCAAATGATACAAAATATATAAGAAATTCTATGCCAGAAAACACATGTTACTTTTTTGATGGAGGGAGTTGTGTACAAAATAAACTCAGTCCAAACTCTTGA
- a CDS encoding plasminogen-binding N-terminal domain-containing protein has product MKHIFLVFIAVLQLFGGVVKSQIVGVNKEFSEASIKVEKIDVGVSGFVVHEISKGKKTILANAIVKSFDPSSKIAKIEVSEFTSLSSSALPNGKWSIKVGDEVVLAFGYTRGVLIAPSEEIYYRITKNSVLGWVHPDLFAVMLSYNGHPTPLRSDFLQMSNDNSVGLVFIFLQNRVYTLDAKSFKILTITDAALEQEEVKLPFYTRVEEINSPWWKWFDEGAKKLDEYEPHYYELIIEANRDNKELYEIVKKGGEKLKDLLEEFEIKG; this is encoded by the coding sequence ATGAAGCATATATTTTTAGTTTTCATAGCTGTTTTGCAACTCTTTGGAGGTGTAGTAAAATCGCAAATTGTTGGAGTTAATAAAGAGTTTAGTGAAGCTAGCATTAAAGTTGAGAAGATTGATGTTGGAGTTAGCGGTTTTGTTGTTCATGAGATATCAAAAGGTAAAAAAACAATTCTAGCAAACGCTATTGTAAAGAGTTTTGATCCCTCTTCTAAGATTGCTAAGATTGAAGTGAGTGAGTTTACCTCACTTAGTAGCAGTGCTCTGCCAAATGGTAAATGGAGTATTAAAGTTGGGGATGAAGTTGTATTGGCATTTGGATACACAAGAGGAGTTTTGATAGCTCCAAGTGAAGAGATTTACTACAGAATAACTAAAAATTCAGTTCTTGGGTGGGTTCACCCAGATCTTTTTGCTGTGATGCTCTCATATAATGGTCATCCAACACCATTAAGAAGTGATTTTTTGCAAATGAGCAACGATAATTCTGTTGGTTTAGTATTTATATTTTTACAAAATAGAGTCTATACATTGGACGCAAAAAGCTTTAAAATATTAACTATAACAGATGCTGCACTTGAACAAGAAGAGGTTAAACTACCTTTTTACACGAGAGTAGAAGAGATAAATTCACCATGGTGGAAGTGGTTTGATGAAGGAGCAAAAAAGCTTGATGAGTATGAACCACACTACTATGAGCTGATAATAGAGGCAAACAGAGATAATAAAGAGCTTTATGAGATAGTTAAAAAGGGTGGCGAAAAACTCAAAGATTTGCTTGAAGAATTTGAGATAAAAGGTTAA
- a CDS encoding FAD-linked oxidase C-terminal domain-containing protein, producing the protein MIDSKHLTHFSEIVGSENIYSDKAHLIAYSYDATREHFEPDAVIFPRDEDDISKILKYCNEHKIVIVPRGAGSGFTGGALPSSGGIVLAFEKHMNKILEIDMKNMVAVVQPGVINMDLQRAVEEVGLFYPPDPASQEYSSIGGNVSENAGGMRAAKYGITKDYVMATRAVLPNGDIIKAGKRTIKDVAGYNISGILIASEGTLAVLSEITLRLIPKPKMTKTAMGVFKTVNEAMNAVYKTMASGITPVAMEFLDNLTIRAVEQTYKKGLPVDAGALLVTDVDGNLEDDLDFQLGEIQRVFMENGCYEFKIAKDKKEASDLWFARRNASPSLSVYGSKKLNEDVTVPRSALPELLERFYAIADKYNVKIPCFGHTGDGNVHTNVMVDGKDPEQVKIAYQAIEEVFQATIDLGGTLSGEHGIGLAKAPYMSMAFTPEEMALFKAIKMAFDPNNILNPAKMGLS; encoded by the coding sequence ATGATTGATAGTAAGCATTTAACACATTTTAGTGAGATAGTAGGAAGTGAAAATATTTACAGCGACAAAGCCCATCTTATCGCTTATTCGTATGATGCTACAAGAGAGCATTTTGAGCCAGATGCAGTTATTTTTCCAAGAGATGAAGATGATATAAGTAAAATATTAAAATACTGCAATGAGCATAAAATAGTTATAGTTCCTCGTGGAGCAGGTAGCGGCTTTACTGGTGGAGCGCTTCCAAGCAGCGGTGGAATTGTTTTAGCATTTGAGAAACATATGAATAAAATTCTTGAGATTGATATGAAAAATATGGTCGCAGTTGTTCAACCTGGTGTTATAAACATGGATTTGCAGCGTGCTGTTGAAGAGGTAGGACTTTTCTATCCGCCAGATCCAGCTAGCCAAGAGTACTCAAGTATTGGTGGAAACGTTAGTGAAAATGCGGGAGGAATGAGAGCTGCAAAGTATGGAATCACAAAAGATTATGTAATGGCTACTCGCGCAGTTTTACCAAATGGCGACATTATTAAAGCTGGAAAGAGAACTATAAAAGATGTAGCGGGTTATAATATTAGCGGGATTTTAATAGCTAGTGAGGGAACTTTAGCCGTTCTTAGCGAGATTACTCTAAGACTTATTCCAAAACCAAAAATGACAAAAACTGCTATGGGAGTTTTTAAAACCGTAAATGAAGCAATGAATGCTGTTTATAAAACAATGGCTAGTGGCATAACTCCAGTTGCTATGGAATTTTTAGACAACTTAACAATTAGAGCGGTTGAGCAAACTTACAAAAAAGGACTTCCTGTAGATGCTGGCGCTCTTTTAGTAACTGATGTTGATGGAAATCTTGAAGATGATTTAGATTTTCAACTTGGCGAAATCCAAAGAGTATTTATGGAAAATGGCTGTTATGAGTTTAAAATAGCAAAAGATAAAAAAGAGGCAAGTGATCTCTGGTTCGCAAGACGTAACGCTTCTCCATCTTTAAGCGTTTATGGAAGCAAAAAATTAAATGAGGACGTAACAGTTCCTCGCTCTGCACTTCCTGAGCTTTTAGAGAGATTTTACGCAATAGCTGATAAATACAACGTGAAAATCCCATGTTTTGGGCATACTGGAGATGGTAATGTTCATACAAATGTTATGGTTGATGGAAAAGATCCAGAGCAGGTAAAAATTGCTTATCAAGCCATAGAAGAGGTTTTTCAAGCAACTATTGATTTGGGTGGAACACTAAGCGGCGAACATGGTATAGGACTTGCAAAAGCTCCTTATATGTCAATGGCTTTTACTCCAGAGGAGATGGCTCTCTTTAAAGCTATCAAGATGGCATTTGATCCAAACAATATTTTAAATCCAGCCAAAATGGGTTTAAGCTAA
- a CDS encoding YihY family inner membrane protein gives MIDIKGKFLKIYEYVKLFVTSFIDKDLTFYAASLSFYTIFTLIPLLLITLTLFTSMPNFADSYEKLQEFIFSNIMPVNSEAVMGHINGFLQNSLEMSMISFVAVIISSLLFFQNFEYIANKIFHVKKRGIWESITTFWTLLTLTPIGLGASFYITGYVASLMAENEYIPNINILPYIPYLIIWVLFFLIFQISANTKIDAKASLISSFITAIIFSIAKNGFIYYIFYNKSYATMYGSFSIVMILFLWIYASWIVFIYGLKLCYLINRVYENRTTKEK, from the coding sequence ATGATAGATATAAAAGGTAAATTCCTTAAAATTTATGAATATGTAAAGTTGTTTGTAACTTCATTTATAGATAAAGATCTTACCTTTTATGCTGCAAGTTTAAGTTTCTATACTATTTTTACACTTATACCACTTCTGCTTATAACTCTTACTCTCTTTACTTCAATGCCAAATTTTGCTGATAGTTATGAGAAACTCCAAGAGTTTATCTTCTCAAATATTATGCCTGTAAATTCTGAAGCTGTTATGGGGCATATAAATGGGTTTTTGCAAAATTCTCTTGAGATGAGTATGATAAGTTTTGTAGCAGTTATAATCTCATCACTTCTCTTTTTTCAAAATTTTGAGTATATTGCAAATAAGATTTTTCATGTTAAAAAAAGAGGTATTTGGGAGAGCATAACAACTTTTTGGACACTCTTAACGCTCACTCCAATAGGACTTGGAGCCTCATTTTATATAACTGGGTATGTAGCAAGCCTTATGGCTGAGAATGAATATATCCCAAATATAAATATACTTCCATATATTCCTTACCTTATTATCTGGGTGCTATTTTTTCTTATATTTCAGATATCTGCAAATACAAAAATAGATGCAAAAGCTTCATTAATAAGCTCTTTTATAACTGCTATTATTTTTAGTATCGCAAAAAACGGATTTATTTACTATATTTTTTATAACAAATCTTATGCAACTATGTATGGCTCATTTTCTATTGTTATGATTCTATTTTTATGGATTTATGCTTCTTGGATTGTTTTTATTTATGGGCTTAAACTATGCTATTTGATAAATAGAGTATATGAAAATCGCACAACTAAAGAGAAGTAA
- a CDS encoding ComEC/Rec2 family competence protein, with the protein MIERVSLFTKKQDIFISLALAFFILTITLLFEYKNYYEFNRFDSITQEATVLKQYLKSKNNRAYQVLKLRSDDGVTFYTTAKKSLEDIREKKIKILIWPKELTFLSYLSSFYANSKILNIYEQKTVKQQLNDYISDVHVDKSIANIYHALYSATPLEKESQSIFSNLGISHLLAISGFHLGVLSALLYFFIRPIYSFFQNRFFPYTNAWRDTFFIVALILFAYTLFLGSPPSLVRALGMLIVGFFLYERGIEVISMQTLFITILLLLAFFPRLFFSLGFWLSSSGVFYIFLFFIYFKNLSKAWQFLLLPIWVYLLMLPYSLAIFENFSSLHPLSIIWTTLFTLFYPLSIFAHLVGYGSIFDSSLLWLLDLGRTGEVVGIGIYTFLLYLLLSLGAIFYKKVMWSLLLFSCAIFIYSIYQIA; encoded by the coding sequence ATGATAGAGAGAGTCTCGCTTTTTACCAAAAAGCAAGACATTTTTATCTCTCTGGCATTAGCTTTTTTTATCCTCACAATCACTCTTTTATTTGAGTACAAAAACTATTACGAATTTAACCGATTTGATTCAATCACCCAAGAAGCAACTGTTTTAAAACAGTATCTAAAGAGCAAAAACAACAGAGCTTATCAAGTTTTAAAACTGCGCAGTGATGATGGCGTTACTTTTTATACTACTGCAAAAAAATCGCTCGAAGATATAAGAGAGAAGAAGATAAAAATCCTCATCTGGCCAAAAGAGTTAACCTTTTTGAGCTATCTCTCAAGCTTTTATGCAAATAGTAAAATTTTAAATATTTATGAGCAAAAAACAGTAAAACAGCAGTTAAACGACTATATCTCAGATGTACATGTAGATAAATCAATCGCAAATATTTATCATGCACTCTATAGCGCAACTCCGCTAGAAAAAGAGTCTCAAAGTATATTTTCAAATCTAGGAATCTCTCATCTCTTGGCAATTAGCGGTTTTCATCTTGGGGTTTTGAGTGCCCTGCTCTACTTTTTTATTCGCCCAATTTACTCCTTTTTTCAAAATAGATTTTTCCCATATACAAACGCTTGGCGTGATACTTTTTTTATAGTTGCTCTTATTTTGTTTGCATATACTCTCTTCTTAGGCTCTCCGCCATCTCTGGTGCGTGCGCTAGGGATGCTTATTGTTGGCTTTTTTCTCTATGAGAGAGGTATAGAAGTCATCTCAATGCAGACTCTTTTTATAACAATTTTACTTCTCTTAGCATTTTTTCCACGCCTTTTTTTCTCTCTTGGTTTTTGGCTATCTAGCAGTGGTGTTTTTTATATATTTCTATTTTTTATCTACTTTAAAAATTTAAGTAAAGCGTGGCAGTTTTTACTTCTGCCGATTTGGGTTTATCTGCTTATGTTGCCATATTCACTTGCCATCTTTGAAAATTTCTCATCTCTGCATCCGCTCTCAATAATCTGGACAACGCTTTTTACACTTTTCTATCCACTCTCTATATTTGCACATTTAGTTGGATATGGCTCAATTTTTGATAGCTCTTTGCTATGGCTTTTGGATTTAGGACGAACTGGTGAGGTAGTTGGAATTGGTATTTATACTTTTTTACTCTATCTGCTACTCTCATTAGGAGCAATTTTTTACAAAAAAGTTATGTGGAGCTTACTTCTCTTTAGTTGTGCGATTTTCATATACTCTATTTATCAAATAGCATAG